A portion of the Esox lucius isolate fEsoLuc1 chromosome 20, fEsoLuc1.pri, whole genome shotgun sequence genome contains these proteins:
- the aldh5a1 gene encoding succinate-semialdehyde dehydrogenase, mitochondrial isoform X1, whose protein sequence is MKGGREYVSRYLRNRPLVRRWSMAVGGMAVSKSSALTKCMVLPGLPTFMHRQFSLDVSSPLFRTQGYVNGQWINVASTFPVLDPATGEEIAKVADCGPTEAKLAVDAAYKAFYSWKQYTAKERSVLLRKWYDLLTLNKEDLAKLITFECGKPMKESLGEIAYAASFLEWFSEEARRVYGDVVPSATKDRKILLMKQPVGVASIITPWNFPSAMITRKVGAALAAGCTVVVKPAEDTPLSALALAELAGQAGIPAGVFNVVPCSREKTPSVGTILCTDPLVRKVSFTGSTSTGKILLKQAADTVKRVSMELGGHAPFIVFDSADLDKAVAGAMNSKFRNSGQTCVCSNRFLVQSGIHDRFVEKLGKAMDTELRLGHGADPNTTQGPLINVRAAEKVEHQVQDAVSQGAKVLRGGKRLDGSFHQPTLLTDVTTHMLCTKEETFGPLLPVIRFNTEEEALAIANASDVGLAGYFFSQDVSQIWRVTENLEVGMVGVNEGLLSTPEASFGGVKQSGIGREGSKYGVDEYLDVKYMCFGGLTL, encoded by the exons ATGAAGGGTGGAAGGGAATATGTCAGCCGATATTTGCGTAATAGGCCCTTGGTAAGGAGGTGGAGTATGGCAGTTGGAGGTATGGCAGTCTCCAAGAGCAGCGCATTGACTAAATGCATG GTTTTACCCGGCCTACCGACTTTCATGCATCGGCAGTTCAGCCTCGACGTTTCCTCTCCGCTTTTCCGGACGCAGGGCTATGTCAACGGGCAGTGGATCAATGTTGCGTCTACCTTCCCAGTATTGGACCCTGCTACGGGAGAAGAAATTGCTAAAGTCGCAGACTGCGGTCCAACAGAGGCTAAATTAGCGGTCGACGCAGCCTATAAAGCTTTCTACTCCTGGAAGCAATACACAGCAAAG GAAAGAAGTGTTCTTCTACGGAAATGGTACGATCTTTTAACATTGAACAAGGAGGACCTTGCGAAGCTCATCACctttgagtgt GGCAAGCCTATGAAGGAGTCCCTGGGGGAGATTGCTTACGCTGCTTCCTTCCTGGAGTGGTTCTCTGAGGAGGCGCGTCGTGTCTATGGGGATGTTGTGCCATCCGCAACGAAGGATCGTAAGATCCTTCTAATGAAACAGCCTGTGGGTGTGGCCTCCATCATCACTCCG TGGAACTTCCCTAGTGCTATGATTACCCGGAAAGTTGGCGCGGCCCTGGCTGCCGGTTGCACCGTCGTGGTGAAACCTGCTGAGGACACACCCCTCTCTGCCCTGGCACTTGCCGAG ctggcAGGACAGGCTGGAATCCCGGCGGGGGTTTTTAACGTGGTGCCCTGCTCCAGAGAGAAGACCCCCTCTGTAGGCACAATCCTCTGCACAGACCCCCTGGTGAGGAAGGTCTCCTTCACTGGATCCACTTCCACTGGCAAG ATTCTCTTGAAACAAGCTGCCGACACTGTCAAGAGGGTTTCTATGGAGCTGGGTGGCCATGCCCCCTTCATCGTGTTTGACAGTGCTGATCTGGACAAGGCTGTGGCGGGAGCCATGAACTCCAAATTCAGGAACTCAGGACAG ACATGCGTCTGCTCCAACCGCTTCCTGGTCCAAAGTGGTATCCATGATCGGTTCGTAGAGAAGTTAGGGAAAGCCATGGATACAGAGCTCCGTTTGGGCCATGGCGCTGATCCAAACACCACCCAAGGACCCCTCATCAATGTCCGTGCCGCAGAGAAG gttgAGCACCAGGTACAGGATGCAGTGTCCCAGGGGGCCAAGGTCCTTAGGGGGGGTAAGCGTCTGGATGGCTCCTTCCATCAGCCCACCCTTCTGACTGACGTTACCACACACATGCTGTGTACCAAAGAGGAAACCTTTGGGCCTTTATTGCCTGTCATCAG GTTTAACACGGAAGAGGAAGCACTTGCCATTGCCAATGCATCCGATGTGGGTTTAGCAG GCTACTTTTTTTCCCAGGATGTGAGTCAGATCTGGCGGGTGACGGAGAATCTGGAGGTAGGCATGGTGGGGGTGAACGAGGGCCTTCTCTCCACCCCGGAGGCCTCCTTCGGCGGAGTCAAACAGTCGGGCATTGGTCGCGAGGGCTCCAAATACGGTGTAGATGAGTACCTGGATGTCAAGTACATGTGCTTTGGAGGGCTAACTCTGTGA
- the aldh5a1 gene encoding succinate-semialdehyde dehydrogenase, mitochondrial isoform X2, with product MHRQFSLDVSSPLFRTQGYVNGQWINVASTFPVLDPATGEEIAKVADCGPTEAKLAVDAAYKAFYSWKQYTAKERSVLLRKWYDLLTLNKEDLAKLITFECGKPMKESLGEIAYAASFLEWFSEEARRVYGDVVPSATKDRKILLMKQPVGVASIITPWNFPSAMITRKVGAALAAGCTVVVKPAEDTPLSALALAELAGQAGIPAGVFNVVPCSREKTPSVGTILCTDPLVRKVSFTGSTSTGKILLKQAADTVKRVSMELGGHAPFIVFDSADLDKAVAGAMNSKFRNSGQTCVCSNRFLVQSGIHDRFVEKLGKAMDTELRLGHGADPNTTQGPLINVRAAEKVEHQVQDAVSQGAKVLRGGKRLDGSFHQPTLLTDVTTHMLCTKEETFGPLLPVIRFNTEEEALAIANASDVGLAGYFFSQDVSQIWRVTENLEVGMVGVNEGLLSTPEASFGGVKQSGIGREGSKYGVDEYLDVKYMCFGGLTL from the exons ATGCATCGGCAGTTCAGCCTCGACGTTTCCTCTCCGCTTTTCCGGACGCAGGGCTATGTCAACGGGCAGTGGATCAATGTTGCGTCTACCTTCCCAGTATTGGACCCTGCTACGGGAGAAGAAATTGCTAAAGTCGCAGACTGCGGTCCAACAGAGGCTAAATTAGCGGTCGACGCAGCCTATAAAGCTTTCTACTCCTGGAAGCAATACACAGCAAAG GAAAGAAGTGTTCTTCTACGGAAATGGTACGATCTTTTAACATTGAACAAGGAGGACCTTGCGAAGCTCATCACctttgagtgt GGCAAGCCTATGAAGGAGTCCCTGGGGGAGATTGCTTACGCTGCTTCCTTCCTGGAGTGGTTCTCTGAGGAGGCGCGTCGTGTCTATGGGGATGTTGTGCCATCCGCAACGAAGGATCGTAAGATCCTTCTAATGAAACAGCCTGTGGGTGTGGCCTCCATCATCACTCCG TGGAACTTCCCTAGTGCTATGATTACCCGGAAAGTTGGCGCGGCCCTGGCTGCCGGTTGCACCGTCGTGGTGAAACCTGCTGAGGACACACCCCTCTCTGCCCTGGCACTTGCCGAG ctggcAGGACAGGCTGGAATCCCGGCGGGGGTTTTTAACGTGGTGCCCTGCTCCAGAGAGAAGACCCCCTCTGTAGGCACAATCCTCTGCACAGACCCCCTGGTGAGGAAGGTCTCCTTCACTGGATCCACTTCCACTGGCAAG ATTCTCTTGAAACAAGCTGCCGACACTGTCAAGAGGGTTTCTATGGAGCTGGGTGGCCATGCCCCCTTCATCGTGTTTGACAGTGCTGATCTGGACAAGGCTGTGGCGGGAGCCATGAACTCCAAATTCAGGAACTCAGGACAG ACATGCGTCTGCTCCAACCGCTTCCTGGTCCAAAGTGGTATCCATGATCGGTTCGTAGAGAAGTTAGGGAAAGCCATGGATACAGAGCTCCGTTTGGGCCATGGCGCTGATCCAAACACCACCCAAGGACCCCTCATCAATGTCCGTGCCGCAGAGAAG gttgAGCACCAGGTACAGGATGCAGTGTCCCAGGGGGCCAAGGTCCTTAGGGGGGGTAAGCGTCTGGATGGCTCCTTCCATCAGCCCACCCTTCTGACTGACGTTACCACACACATGCTGTGTACCAAAGAGGAAACCTTTGGGCCTTTATTGCCTGTCATCAG GTTTAACACGGAAGAGGAAGCACTTGCCATTGCCAATGCATCCGATGTGGGTTTAGCAG GCTACTTTTTTTCCCAGGATGTGAGTCAGATCTGGCGGGTGACGGAGAATCTGGAGGTAGGCATGGTGGGGGTGAACGAGGGCCTTCTCTCCACCCCGGAGGCCTCCTTCGGCGGAGTCAAACAGTCGGGCATTGGTCGCGAGGGCTCCAAATACGGTGTAGATGAGTACCTGGATGTCAAGTACATGTGCTTTGGAGGGCTAACTCTGTGA